GCAGCTCGGTCACGGCCCTTGAGGGCGACTGCGCCCACCAGGCCCCGGAGCAGAAGGCGTAGCGGTAGTTGGGCGGGGAGATGTTGGGCTTCTGCCCGCCGCCCAGGGCCTCGGTCCAGAGCTGGGGGCCGAGGATGATCAGGGAGTCGGCCTGGTAGTACTGCAGCTGGCCGATGATGTGGTCGGCGCGCTGCAGCTCGTCCGGGATGAACACGGCCTGGAAGTCCGGGCGCACGTTGAAGCTCTTGCCGTCCGTGCCCTTGGGCGTGGCCCTGACCATGGTGCGCACGATCTCGCCCCACTTGGGCACGTCCTGCGGCGGGTAGGGCTGGATGGAGGTCACCTCGCCGCCCCGCGCGGCCACGGCGGAGGTGAAGGCGTCGGCCAGGCGCTTGCCCATGCGGTCCTCGGGGTAGAGCACGCCGAACTTGTTCAGGCCCTCCTCGATGGGCATGTTCAGCACGGCGTTGACCTCGTCGGCCGGGCTCCAGAAGAAGCGCCAGATCTGCCTGCCTTCCTCGGCGTCGGCCACCTCGGGCATGAAGGAGAGGAACACGCGGCGGGAGAGTTCGCCGCTCTGGGGCAGGTTCTTGAAGTAGCTGGCGTGCATGGGGCCGCCCACGAGCATGACCTCGTGGGGCAGGGCCACCAGCTGGTCCACGTAGTTTGGGTCGTCGGTGTTGATGACGCGGATGTCCACCTGGATGCCCTGTGCCGCCAGCTGGGCCCTGGCCGCGTTGGCCCCGGCCAGCACCTTGCCCGCCAGGCCGCGCAGCTGCCCGGTCTGGGGCAGGAGCATGGCCACGGAGACGGCGCCCGGCTTCACGGGCTCCAGGTCCCTCTCGGGCAGCGGCGGGGCCTCGGACACGGTGCCTGTGGACGCTTCGACGCCCTTGGCCAGGATGCGCCCGGGCAGGCCCCGGTCGGCCAGGTCGGAGGACTTGGCCAGCCTGTCGGCCAGCTCCTGGGCGCGGCCCATCTCGCCGGGGTTGTACAGGGCGGTGCGGCGCGCGTCCTCGAAGGCGGCCAGGTTGTAGGGGAAGACGTTGCGGTTGGCGTCGTTGACCGTGGTCAGCATGGCGGCCAGGCCCCGGGGCTCCAGCTTGGAGAGCATGCGCGCGGTGTCGGCCTCGAACTGGGCGCGGGCCTTGCGGTTGGGGGCCTTGGCGTGCAGCGTGCGCAGCACCTGCGAGGCCTGGCTGGCGAAATCGCGGGAGGCGTAGCGCCGGGCCAGCTCGATGCCCGCCTGGCTGGTGAAGGAGAAGGCCGCCCCCTTCGTCTGGATGATCTTGGCCAGCAGCTCCTCGGCCTGCCGGTCCTGCCCGGTGAGGTCCATGGCCGCCACCATCAGCTCCGTCCACTCCCAGGTGGACTTGGCCTTGGGCTCCACGGCGGCCCATGACTCCAGGGACTGCTTGGCCTCCGCGCCCCGGCCCAGATCCAGGGCGAGGCGGGCACTTCGCTCCAGGGCCATCAGCTTGGCCTCGCGGGTGAGGGCCTGGCCCTGCAGCACCAGCTGGTAGAGGGTCAGGGCGCGCTCCCGCTTGCCCGCACGCCAGGCCTCGTCGGCCTTGTTTTGGAGCACGGCCTGCTCCTGGGCGTTGGTGGGCGGGGCGTCCTTGCCGAACATATCCATGCCGGCGCAGCCGGAGAGAACCAGAAGGAGAAGGATGGACAGCACGCTGCAGGTGCGGGTGGTGATCATGAGGGTGAACCCTTGTGAGGATGTGCGTGGGATTCGCGTCTTGTAGCGCTGCTTGGGCGTCAAATCAAGGATTGGGGGGAGCGATGGAGAGGCCCCCGAGGCATCGGGAAAACCTGGGTTGCATTTTGCGCCCGCTGCTGCCACCCAGTGTCCATGCATGAAACGCTGATCGGACATTTGGCGGATGTTGCGAAGGATTTGTTTCTATCCCGAGAGATGTACTGTGCCGAGGCCATATTCTGCGCCCTGAACGAGGGACTGGGCGGTGGGCTCCAGCGCGAG
The DNA window shown above is from Fundidesulfovibrio soli and carries:
- a CDS encoding penicillin-binding protein activator; amino-acid sequence: MITTRTCSVLSILLLLVLSGCAGMDMFGKDAPPTNAQEQAVLQNKADEAWRAGKRERALTLYQLVLQGQALTREAKLMALERSARLALDLGRGAEAKQSLESWAAVEPKAKSTWEWTELMVAAMDLTGQDRQAEELLAKIIQTKGAAFSFTSQAGIELARRYASRDFASQASQVLRTLHAKAPNRKARAQFEADTARMLSKLEPRGLAAMLTTVNDANRNVFPYNLAAFEDARRTALYNPGEMGRAQELADRLAKSSDLADRGLPGRILAKGVEASTGTVSEAPPLPERDLEPVKPGAVSVAMLLPQTGQLRGLAGKVLAGANAARAQLAAQGIQVDIRVINTDDPNYVDQLVALPHEVMLVGGPMHASYFKNLPQSGELSRRVFLSFMPEVADAEEGRQIWRFFWSPADEVNAVLNMPIEEGLNKFGVLYPEDRMGKRLADAFTSAVAARGGEVTSIQPYPPQDVPKWGEIVRTMVRATPKGTDGKSFNVRPDFQAVFIPDELQRADHIIGQLQYYQADSLIILGPQLWTEALGGGQKPNISPPNYRYAFCSGAWWAQSPSRAVTELRTQLTRDKQGEPDFWSALGFDFIRLAANVGAMPKDPAPSEVTQRLNEASKKMEWALSPITWDGSGHARMAMHFLRPSVEGLAAVDHEGFKERLEAARNKPAAGAVPPAAPGTIQAAPAPAPAPAPAPARPAPLPAQ